Proteins found in one Quercus robur chromosome 2, dhQueRobu3.1, whole genome shotgun sequence genomic segment:
- the LOC126699486 gene encoding secreted RxLR effector protein 161-like yields the protein MMRQIPYTSTVGSLMYVMRCTRPDNYYSVGMVSRYQSNLGLKYWQAVKHILKYLRRTADYILVYRCEDLIPIGYTDSDFQSDLDFKKSTLGCVFTLGGGAISWRNVKQSCIVDSTMEAEYVAACEATKEAVWLKKFFYDLGVIRMEQVSITLFCDNGGAVSKDPRNYKKRKHIERKNQSI from the coding sequence ATGATGAGACAAATTCCTTACACTTCTACAGTGGGAAGTCTCATGTATGTCATGCGATGTACTAGGCCAGATAACTATTATTCTGTTGGCATGGTCAGCCGATATCAATCAAATCTAGGACTTAAATATTGGCAAGCtgtaaagcatattctcaagtaTCTAAGGAGAACGGCAGATTATATACTTGTCTACCGATGTGAGGATTTGATTCCCATTGGTTATACAGATTCAGATTTTCAATCAGATCTTGATTTCAAAAAGTCCACTTTAGGTTGTGTGTTCACCTTGGGAGGTGGAGCCATAAGTTGGAGGAATGTTAAGCAATCTTGTATTGTTGACTCCACCATGGAAGCTGAATATGTTGCTGCATGTGAAGCGACAAAGGAAGCTGTTTGGCTTAAGAAATTCTTTTATGATCTTGGTGTTATAAGAATGGAGCAAGTTTCTATTACATTGTTTTGCGACAATGGTGGAGCGGTATCCAAAGATCCAAGGAAttacaagaaaagaaagcacaTAGAAAGAAAGAACCAAAGCATTTGA